The nucleotide window AGCAGCGCATTGGCCGCTGCCATCGTTACGGCCAAAAATTCGATGTTGTGGTGATTAACTTTCTCAACAAGCGCAACGAAACCGACTGCCGCGTCTATGAGCTGCTCGACGAAAAGCTGCATCTTTTCAACGGCGTATTCGGCGCTTCGGATGAAATCCTTGGCGTGTTGGATTCCGACATTGATTTCGAACAACGCATTTTGGCCATCTATCAGCAGTGCCGCAGACGCGAGGAAATCGAAGCGGCGTTTGCCGAGCTGCGGGCGGAAATGGAAAGCGCGATTGCCGAACGCATGAGCGACGCCAAACGCCTTTTGCTGGAACATTTCGACTATGACGTCCACAACCGCATCAAGGTGAACCTCGAAGAAACCCGCGAGCACCTGGATATGGTCAGCAAAAGATTCTGGCAACTGAGTAAACAGGTGCTGGGAGATATAGCAGATTTTGACGACCAGGCCATGCGGTTTACGCTGAAACGTTCTCCCTTGCCGCAGGTCAAAACCGGTGTGTATCAATTGGTTTCCAAAAACCGGCCGCCGATCGGCGACGATTTTCTCTACCGGTTAGCCCATCCGCTTGGCGAATACGCGCTGGCCGCGGCCAAACAGATCGTCTGCCGCTCTGCGCATCTGCAATTCGACTATAATTCATTGGCGCGAAAAATTACGCCTTTGGAAAAACTGAGAGGACGCAGCGGCTGGATGCGCATCAGCCGTCTGGTGATCGAATCGATCGATACCGAAGAGCATCTGGTCGTCGTCGGATTCACCGACAAGGGCAAGGTCATCGATGCCGAAACGCTGGATCAATTTTTCCATCTGCAGGCAACAATTTTGGGGGCTGAAGAGCCGTCGGCCAAAATCAGCCGAACGCTCGAGGGGCTGACCGAAGCTTCCGCCGCAACGTTCCTGAGAAGCTCGGCCGAAAAGAACAACCGTTACTTTATCGATGAGATCGAAAAGCTCGACCGCTGGTCGGACGACGTGCTCATCGTCATCGAAAAGGAGCTCGAGGAGGTGCGCCGACAAATACGCCGACTCTCATTGGAAGCGCGGTTGGTCAAAGAGCCGATTCAGCAGCATCAAATGCAGCTGCAGCTGAAGGAGCTGGAGGTCGAAAAAGGCAGGCTGCGGCGTGAGCTGTTCGAGCGCGAGGATGAGCTCCTGCTCAAGCGCGACGCCATCATCGACAGCGTCGAGAAGCGTCTGCATCGCCGCCACTATCTCGAAGAGCTGTTTACGATTCGTTGGACGCTTGTGTAATGCTTCAAGCTATTGCCGACCGGAGCGCCGAAAGCGGGCCACGAAACCGCCGGAAGGCGCCAAATCTATCCTTAGAGTCTCGTTTGAGGTGACGATGCGCTGTTCCTGCCGGTAATCCGAGGCGTAGCGGTCGGCGTTGATGCCGTCGGCCCAAATTTCCGCTTGCCATAAGCCGTTATCCAAAAAACTCAGCGGCACTTCGAACCTGCGCGGATTTCGGTCGCTGATCGCCGCCAAGTGCCATTCGGTTCCCCTTCGTCGCGCCAACAGCACATATTCCCCGACCGCACCGTCGATCGCCTTGGTTTCATCCCAAATAGTCGGAATATCGACCAAAAACTGCGTAAAGTCCGGTTCCCGCAAATAATCGGAGGGATTGCCGGCCTGGTATTGCAGAGGGCTCTCGAAAATGACGTACAATGCCAATTCGTGGATGCGCGTCCCTTGGCTCATCGGTCGGCTGAAAAAAGGATGGAACTCGTGCGGATGGACGTTGAGCATGGAGCCGCCCTCGAAATCCAAGGGACCGGCGGTCATACGGATGAACGGCAGGCAGGCGATGTGCTCTGGCGTGACGCGGTCGCTCCATTTGTTGTACTCGTGTCCCAGCACTGCCTCGCGGGTGATGACGTTGGGGAATTCACGCCGCAAACCGGTCGGCTTGTAGGCGCCGTGAAAAAGCACCATCAGCTGATGTCTTGCCGTCGCTTCGGCGATGCGGCGGTAAAAGCGTACCATCTGCTGATCGTCGCGGTCCATGAAATCGACCATAATGCCTTTGATGCCCCATCGCTGAAAGCGAGGTAAAATCTCTTCGAGCTGCCGATCAAGGGTCAGCGCAAGGGTCCACAAAAATAAACCAACTCCCTTTTCTTTTGCATAGCGAAGGACCCCTTCAAAATCCACCTTCGGATTGATCTGAAATAGATCGTCATTGTTCGACCAGCCAGCATCCAACATGACGTAGGGAATGCGGAATCGAGCGGCAAAATCTATATAGAATTTATATGTCTCGGTATTCAAACCGGCCCGAAACGGTACGCCGTACAAATTGGTGTCAATGGTCCAATCGTCCGTGCATTTGCCGGGGCGAATCCAGTCGGTTTCCGGCAGTCTGCATGCCGGTGCGAGGCAATAGACGAGCGTGTTCTCCAGCAGATCTGCCTCCCGTCCGGCAAGCAACATCACCCGCCACGGAAAGGCACGTGCGCCGGTTGTCTCGGCCAAATAGTCGGCGCGGCGCACGACCACTTTTTGCTTGAATTCGTCGCCTGCGATTCTTTCCTCAAGGGGATAGGCCGGAAAGACTCCGGACAATCCCGATCCCATGCTGCGGCCGCAAAGATAGAGACCGGGATAATCGTCCAAATCGGCCTCGGTAATCACCATGCTTCGGCCGTCGGTAAACTTGATCAATAGGGGCAAATAACCGATCTGATCAGTGGTAAGCGAGCGAAGGGGCAGAATCGTATAGTTTTCTTCATAGCTGGTGTGAAAGAGATCGACGCCTTCCCGCGGCGAGAGGAGAGGAATGTAGGCGGTCGCCTCGGCATCGGCGATCGGCAGATCGACCAACTCGCCTTCGACAATGACCGGCTTTTGCAGGTCCGTTATCCAGCGATAGGCAAAGCCGTTGTCATAGGCGCGAAAAACGACCCGATAGCCGCCGATGAAAGACAAGGTCATTTCGTTGCCGAAATGACGGATTCGGGAAAATTTTTCAGGTACGGTCGGAACGATGATCTCATCAATAGTGCGGCGTTTGACGCTGCGCAGCCGCGGCCGCTCGCCGAAACTTGACATGCCGCGAAAGGTAAGCGCCACGGGTGCATCGACGATCAGCGGCTTACCGTGCATGGAGAGCGTGTAGGAGAGGCGATCGCCGAGGCGAACCGTCACTTGTACCGCCTTTTGCGGCGATTCCAGCGTCAGAGCAAAAGTACAGAAGGGCAGAATGAGGCAAAGAATGAGTGTCTTTTTCATAAACTTTCGGCGCCTTTCCGATTTGACAACTGCGCCGAAAATAGTCATTTTCGTCGAGTCAATCAAACGGAAAAAGCGCCGAAAGCCGTTTTTAGTCTATTTCATTTGAATGAAAAGTAAACGCCGGCCTCCGCACCGAGGAACAGCTTTTGAAATCGGCCCGAGTTGCAGTCGCAACTCTTTTCATAAAGCGGCGATTCGATCAGATCCGCGGCTTCGCTGCGATTCGTGACCATGTAGTTAAGGGTCGGTGCAGCATAGAGGCCGATTCTCCGCGTGAGCGAAACATCGAAAAGAGCTTTAATGGAATGAATGTTTACACCTCTATTTTCGAGGTCGTTTTCGTCTTCCAAACGATCAATATAGAAAGCGCTTCCTGCTTCGAGATGAAGTACGAGTTTCGACATCAACGGCTGCGAGAAACCGAGCGCTGCGTTGACATGGTATTTGAGAGGCTCTTTCTGCTCATTATATCCGGCACCCACGACTCCGTATGTTTTGTTGCCTGATTTGAAGCTAAGGTTGGTGGTACCCACGTCGTTTGCAGAAAGTACGAGTTTCATTCGGCCGTTTTCGATGATGTTGACGGGAGCGATCGGATAGTCGCACTCTTGAGCGATGTTCAGGAATCCCGCCATCATGACGCCGTCGACTTTATCGGCAATGTTCATGAACCCGGCGCTCTGCATGCCCTTAACCTTTCCGGCGATGTTCATGAATCCGGCATACTGCAGCCCCTCGACGCTTTCAGCGATGTTCATAAAGCCGACGTATTGCATTCCCTGCACTGTATCAGAGATGTTCATAAAGCCTGCAAACTGCAGCCCTTGCATCGAGCGGTTGATGTTCATAAACCCTGCGCCCTGGAATCCGAGCACGGACGAGTTGACAATGTTCATAAAGCCGGCAATCTGGGCCTGCTCGACGTCGCCGGTAATGTTCATGAATCCGGCTATTTGTGCGCCGCGGACTCGGCCGGTGATGTTCATAAAACCGGCTCCCTGGAAGCCATGAACGTCACCCTCTACAAGATTGATCAAACCCGAGGCTTGGTAACCGGCGACGTTGCCGAAGGTGTTATTACCGATTCCGTTTGCCTCAAATCCGGCGACTCCGGCCGATACCCCCCACAGCAGATTGGCCGAAAAGTGGTTGACGATGCCCGCTGCATCCCGGCCGTTCAGGCTCAGCGAAGGCACGATGCCCAACTGAAACGCCTTTTCTTTATGTTCTTCTTGGGCAATTGCCGGCACTAAAAAGCCCAAACAGGCAAGCAAAAAGATGGTCTTGTACTTCATACGCCCTCCTAAATTTGGTTTTGCAACTGCTTAAACCGCCTATATGCGCCATAGGTAGGATGCCTTGAGAAAAAAGCTGCGTGTGAATTCGCGCAAATGGCCGTTGCTTTCAACCCATTCTTCGTCGATCAACTTCTTTTGCTCGTAAAGCGAACCATATCCTGCATGCAACACGGTTCCAGGAATGAAAGTAAAGGAAGCTAAAAAGTCGGTCAACAGCTTTTTATCGTAATCCTGCCAACGGAGTATAGCACGTAGGAAAAAGTATTTGTTGAATTGATAGGTGGTGCGAATGTTAAAAATGTCCACATCATACACAATCGGTCCTGCGGCAGTCTTGCGAAAGGTTTCATGATAAAAATCGGCACTTTGCGTCAATTTGGCACTGGGCTGCCAGGTCACTTGTAAGTAAGCTGAGGAAAAATTGCCGAGATAGGGATCAACTTTATCATAATAGACGGATTTGCCGAATCCGGCGTTGGCGAATAGGCTGAGCCAATTGACGGCTTGGACTCTACCCATAATACGTCCGCTGCGACGGTGAAAGGTTTTGCTCTGCCAAAACTCATCCATATACCGGTAATCCAATCGCAGCATGCCCTGTCTGGTCCAAAAGCTGCGGAGAGAGAAAACTACAAGTCGGTCATCCCTCTGCGTTTTTAGGTCATGCAGCAGATAGGCAAAAATGAACGGATTGACTCGTTTTAAAACAGGATATTTTGCGGCATCGGGATAAAAATTCGGCCCCACATAGAGTGAAAATCGCTCGAATCCGGTCCTCTGATAGAAAGCAGTCTCCATATGAAAGTGGGGATCATATCGTTCCAATGCGCTCCATAAACCCAACTTTTTGGTGCCGTACAGATAATTGATCAGAACAGCATTGCCGCTTTCCTTCCGCTCGCTTAATGACTCGGAGGCGAGCAGAGAACCTGAAAAGTTATGTCGGTCTCGGCAGCGATAGATCATATCCATTCCCGTGACGCGATTGTAACGGTTTCCCCATTCGCGACCCGAATAAAGTGCACCGATATAGTTGTCTCCTCCCAATCCGTATTTCCAACGGGCGACCGTAAAGTAGGCGTTTTTTGCGCCGATAACGGCTTTGTCTTCATTCTGCTCGATGTGTTTGGCAGAAGCGTCTTCCGCAACGAGCAGGCCGAAAGAAGAGCGACCGCGCGAACCGGTCAGACGACCTCCCCAATTCGGATCGACGATGCGCCGCGTGTGCACGGCAGACGTCATGTTGTTGTCCTCACCGGTAGCGGCAATATTAAAAAGACCGCCTGCTTCCATGAAAAAAGGACGCTTCTCCTCATAAAATATCGGGTAGCGCTGGTTTACTTCGACCTGGTAGGCATCGCTTTCTACCTGGCTAAAATCGGGATTGAAAGTCGCCTCAAGCGTGATCGAAGAAGTCAAACTGTATTTAGCGCTTAACCCAAAATCTTTATGCGCTTCGGCAGCGGCAATAGACTTACAGGTCGCGCGTTCCGCCCTTGAACTGTAAGTAAAGCTCGGCAATAGTTCGACCTGCGGCGGAGAGTGCAGGCCTTCATAGACCAACTCGATGCCGGCCGCCAACGGTGACTGACCCGGTTGCAGGCCGGGATAAACGGCAGTCTGCCCGAACCGACTGAGGTAACGCACAAAGATGACGTTCATTAAACTATGGTCGCCGTCCGTATAGCGAATGCTTCGCAACGGTACCGCCATTTCGACCGTGTAACCTTCATCGGTGACATTCCCTGCACTATACCAAACCCAATCCGGCGCCGTGTCGCCGTTGTCGCCGTTATGCAGCTGATCGCCTTGAATGCCGTCGGGATTGACGACCAACAGGTAGGCACTTTGCCGATTCCCCAGAGCGTCCAAAAAAACGCCGACCCAATCATCGGCAAACATACGGTCACGTTGGACAATTGAGGTTTTGATCTTTGCCGGTTCTTCGTCAAGGCAACGGAAAGCGAAGTAAAGGTTTTGGTCATCGTAGGCAAGGCAAATGACTGTTTTTTGTCGAAGAGTATCGCCGAAAGTCGGCTCAAT belongs to candidate division KSB1 bacterium and includes:
- a CDS encoding glycoside hydrolase family 97 protein: MKKTLILCLILPFCTFALTLESPQKAVQVTVRLGDRLSYTLSMHGKPLIVDAPVALTFRGMSSFGERPRLRSVKRRTIDEIIVPTVPEKFSRIRHFGNEMTLSFIGGYRVVFRAYDNGFAYRWITDLQKPVIVEGELVDLPIADAEATAYIPLLSPREGVDLFHTSYEENYTILPLRSLTTDQIGYLPLLIKFTDGRSMVITEADLDDYPGLYLCGRSMGSGLSGVFPAYPLEERIAGDEFKQKVVVRRADYLAETTGARAFPWRVMLLAGREADLLENTLVYCLAPACRLPETDWIRPGKCTDDWTIDTNLYGVPFRAGLNTETYKFYIDFAARFRIPYVMLDAGWSNNDDLFQINPKVDFEGVLRYAKEKGVGLFLWTLALTLDRQLEEILPRFQRWGIKGIMVDFMDRDDQQMVRFYRRIAEATARHQLMVLFHGAYKPTGLRREFPNVITREAVLGHEYNKWSDRVTPEHIACLPFIRMTAGPLDFEGGSMLNVHPHEFHPFFSRPMSQGTRIHELALYVIFESPLQYQAGNPSDYLREPDFTQFLVDIPTIWDETKAIDGAVGEYVLLARRRGTEWHLAAISDRNPRRFEVPLSFLDNGLWQAEIWADGINADRYASDYRQEQRIVTSNETLRIDLAPSGGFVARFRRSGRQ
- a CDS encoding carbohydrate binding family 9 domain-containing protein, whose protein sequence is MLRISGTVFLINAALMLTAAQSETFFPFRTTVPPVIDGRIEEELWRQSVITPNFLIIEPTFGDTLRQKTVICLAYDDQNLYFAFRCLDEEPAKIKTSIVQRDRMFADDWVGVFLDALGNRQSAYLLVVNPDGIQGDQLHNGDNGDTAPDWVWYSAGNVTDEGYTVEMAVPLRSIRYTDGDHSLMNVIFVRYLSRFGQTAVYPGLQPGQSPLAAGIELVYEGLHSPPQVELLPSFTYSSRAERATCKSIAAAEAHKDFGLSAKYSLTSSITLEATFNPDFSQVESDAYQVEVNQRYPIFYEEKRPFFMEAGGLFNIAATGEDNNMTSAVHTRRIVDPNWGGRLTGSRGRSSFGLLVAEDASAKHIEQNEDKAVIGAKNAYFTVARWKYGLGGDNYIGALYSGREWGNRYNRVTGMDMIYRCRDRHNFSGSLLASESLSERKESGNAVLINYLYGTKKLGLWSALERYDPHFHMETAFYQRTGFERFSLYVGPNFYPDAAKYPVLKRVNPFIFAYLLHDLKTQRDDRLVVFSLRSFWTRQGMLRLDYRYMDEFWQSKTFHRRSGRIMGRVQAVNWLSLFANAGFGKSVYYDKVDPYLGNFSSAYLQVTWQPSAKLTQSADFYHETFRKTAAGPIVYDVDIFNIRTTYQFNKYFFLRAILRWQDYDKKLLTDFLASFTFIPGTVLHAGYGSLYEQKKLIDEEWVESNGHLREFTRSFFLKASYLWRI